Proteins from one Limanda limanda chromosome 4, fLimLim1.1, whole genome shotgun sequence genomic window:
- the pcif1 gene encoding mRNA (2'-O-methyladenosine-N(6)-)-methyltransferase, giving the protein MSNDSQASVKGEATIILSPSGSTSSEGPPLSPSTTSKPPELPDELVQAGWSKCWSRRENRPYYFNRFTNQSLWEVPVLGQHDVISDPLGLNAAPAEAGDSNHGNGQRKRRSSEEQGAGPNSVKRAKVEPTTPISPSTPGLKPWSSAPEDKPAQSATPATQSLAPAPYRPAVIYWDLDIQTNAVIREHPSANHLPPHPEIELQRAQLVTKLRQHYHELCHQREGIDPPRESFNRWLLERKTIDKGHDPLLPSDCDPIISPSMFREVMNDIPIRLSRIKYKEEARKLLFKYAEAAKKMIDSRNASPESRKVVKWNAEDTMSWLRRDHSASKEDYMDRLEHLRQQCGPHVTAVAKDSVEGICSKIYQLSAEYSRRLRHIHLTLLQEPPTEACASPQQSRLVYCYPVRLAMASPPLPRVELHFENDVACLRFRGEMVKVNRGHFSKLELLYRYSCIDDPRFERFLSRVWCLLKRYQEMFGSGANEGTGLQGALPVAVFEALHRQFGVSFECFASPLNCYFKQFSSAFPDIDGFFGSRGPFLSFSPVSGSFEANPPFCEEMMEAMVTHFEGLLDQSSEPLSFIVFVPEWRDPVTPALTRMEGSRFLRHQLSVPAYEHEYRSGGQHICNRDEMSYRAVHGTAVLFLQNNAGFVKWAPTPERLAELTKAYRPSSARPSSLSSPGPANVAPGDKDSTPKASDRTQSSVMSPGSHDNNNNNNNNDNSSSSSSSSPQDKMAAV; this is encoded by the exons ATGTCCAATGACAGCCAGGCATCAGTGAAGGGGGAGGCAACCATAATTCTGTCTCCCTCTGGCTCCACCTCCTCAGAGGGACCGCCCCTGTCTCCGTCCACAACGTCCAAACCACCTGAGCTGCCAG atgAGCTGGTCCAGGCTGGATGGTCTAAGTGTTGGTCTAGGAGGGAGAACCGACCCTATTATTTTAACCGGTTCACCAATCAGAGCCTGTGGGAGGTGCCGGTGCTCGGTCAGCATGACGTCATT TCCGATCCTTTAGGTCTGAATGCAGCTCCAGCAGAAGCTGGGGACAGTAACCATGGTAATggtcagaggaagaggaggagctctgaGGAGCAGGGGGCGGGGCCCAACAGCGTGAAACGAGCTAAG GTGGAGCCCACCACGCCCATCTCTCCCAGCACCCCCGGGCTCAAACCCTGGAGCTCCGCCCCTGAGGACAAACCGGCCCAATCAGCTACACCTGCAACTCAGAGTCTTGCCCCCGCCCCCTACAGACCAGCCGT GATCTACTGGGATCTGGACATCCAAACCAACGCTGTGATCAGAGAGCACCCCTCGGCCAATCACCTGCCGCCTCATCCTGAGATCGAGCTGCAGCGAGCTCAGCTGGTCACCAAGCTGAGACAACACTACCACGAGCTGTGTCACCAGAGAGAAG GTATTGATCCTCCTCGCGAGTCGTTTAATCGTTGGCTCCTGGAGAGGAAAACCATTGACAAAGGTCATGACCCTTTACTGCCGAGTGACTGTGACCCCATCATCTCCCCGTCCATGTTCAGAGAGGTCATGAACGACATCCCCATCAG GTTGTCTCGTATTAAGTACAAAGAGGAAGCTCGCAAGCTGCTGTTCAAATACGCTGAAGCTGCCAAGAAGATGATCGACTCTAG GAATGCGAGTCCAGAGAGCAGGAAGGTGGTGAAGTGGAACGCTGAAGACACCATGAGCTGGCTGCGTCGAGATCACTCCGCCAGCAAAGAGGACTACATG gatcgTCTGGAACACCTGAGGCAGCAGTGTGGTCCTCACGTCACCGCCGTCGCCAAAGACTCCGTGGAAGGAATTTGCTCTAAGATCTATCAGCTGTCTGCAGAGTACAGCCGCCGCCTGAGACACATACACCTGACTCTGCTGCAGGAGCCCcctacag aggcGTGTGCGTCCCCTCAGCAGTCGCGGCTCGTCTACTGTTACCCTGTGCGTCTGGCAATGGCCTCGCCGCCGCTCCCCCGGGTGGAACTGCACTTTGAAAACGACGTGGCGTGTTTGCGTTTCAGGGGAGAGATGGTCAAGGTCAACAGAGGTCACTTCAGCAAACTG gAGCTGTTGTACAGGTACAGCTGTATTGACGATCCTCGCTTTGAGAGGTTTCTGTCCAGAGTCTGGTGCCTCCTGAAGAGATACCAG gaGATGTTTGGCAGCGGTGCTAATGAGGGGACAGGCCTGCAGGGGGCACTGCCGGTGGCAGTGTTTGAAGCCTTGCACCGACAGTTTGGTGTTTCCTTCGAGTGCTTCGCCTCGCCGCTCAACTGCTACTTCAAACAGTTCTCCTCGGCTTTCCCCGATATTGACGGCTTCTTTGGATCTAGAGG GCCCTTCCTGTCCTTCTCTCCAGTCAGTGGCTCGTTTGAAGCCAACCCTCCGTTCTGTGAAGAGATGATGGAAGCAATGGTGACCCACTTCGAG GGCCTTCTGGATCAGTCCTCGGAGCCTCTGTCCTTCATCGTCTTTGTTCCTGAGTGGCGTGACCCCGTGACCCCGGCTCTGACTCGCATGGAAGGAAGTCGATTCCTCCGTCATCAGCTGAGTGTCCCGGCCTACGAGCACGAGTATCGATCCGGGGGTCAGCACATCTGCAATAG GGACGAGATGTCCTACAGGGCGGTCCACGGTACTGCGGTTCTCTTCCTTCAGAATAACGCAGGTTTTGTGAAGTGGGCTCCGACTCCAGAGCGTCTGGCGGAGCTGACGAAGGCGTACCGCCCCTCCTCCGCTCGCCCCTCCTCCCTGTCTTCTCCTGGCCCTGCCAACGTTGCTCCAGGAGACAAAGACTCCACCCCCAAGGCCTCTGATAGGACGCAGAGCAGTGTGATGTCACCAGGGAgccatgacaacaacaacaacaacaacaacaacgacaacagcagcagcagtagcagcagtagtCCTCAGGACAAGATGGCTGCCGTGTAG